Proteins encoded within one genomic window of Ostrinia nubilalis chromosome 5, ilOstNubi1.1, whole genome shotgun sequence:
- the LOC135072215 gene encoding uncharacterized protein LOC135072215 — protein sequence MKKIKKLQGKLKNVKNKDQPPERSPSPYIPEDFCLAYNEDDDSIYLPPSDWAGTMTPNCERSPPANSSNQEAALPQVADLSPQPGPSSACAAPTVPVPAAEQDLDDSILSLLGDAPKPETVFGNNIHKDVATRWQEILAKGLPKETKEKLVSEYLIPANCVLLVPPILNPEAKAALPDALVKRDFSLLNKQKGIAAALAALAQVTDMLISNEFSREKLLKPLSDASRLLCDSHHIETKTRRSFVISSINYNLKGALIEASRDKFLFGENLTEKLNAAKTIQKSGDTLKNQQRPQTGKNNVNNKDKPKGRLNTRALHPRQTTARFDAGQNRSAAYRAPPAARTHPPPPRRTRSPQPPPPPPPRTQQHQHYRR from the exons atgaagaaaatTAAGAAGTTACAAGGAAAGTTAaagaatgtaaaaaataaagatcAACCTCCAGAGAGATCACCAA GCCCATACATACCTGAAGATTTCTGCCTCGCATATAACGAGGATGACGATTCTATTTACCTACCGCCAAGTGATTGGGCCGGCACAATGACACCAAATTGCGAGCGATCACCGCCAGCTAACTCATCGAACCAAGAAGCTGCACTTCCTCAAGTGGCAGACTTGTCGCCACAGCCTGGACCATCCTCGGCATGCGCAGCACCAACAGTTCCGGTACCAGCAGCCGAACAAGACCTCGATGATTCTATACTAAGTCTCTTGGGCGATGCACCCAAACCTGAAACTGTTTTTGGAAACAATATCCACAAAGATGTTGCTACAAGATGGCAAGAAATACTCGCCAAAGGGTTACCCAAAGAAACCAAAGAAAAACTGGTAAGTGAATACCTTATTCCTGCCAACTGCGTCCTATTGGTACCGCCAATCTTAAATCCAGAGGCGAAAGCGGCACTCCCGGACGCTCTGGTAAAAAGAGATTTTTCAttgctaaataaacaaaaaggtATAGCAGCAGCGCTTGCCGCCCTAGCGCAGGTAACCGACATGTTGATATCTAACGAATTTTCAAGAGAAAAATTGTTAAAACCACTCAGTGATGCCAGCCGTCTTCTCTGTGATAGCCACCACATAGAGACGAAAACAAGGCGTAGTTTCGTCATATCGTCTATCAACTATAACCTAAAAGGTGCACTTATAGAGGCAAGTCGAGACAAGTTTTTATTCGGAGAAAATTTGACCGAAAAATTAAACGCGGCAAAAACTATCCAAAAATCAGGTGACACGTTGAAAAATCAACAGCGTCCACAAACtggtaaaaataatgtaaacaacaAGGACAAACCCAAAGGAAGGTTAAACACCAGAGCCCTGCATCCCAGACAGACAACGGCCAGGTTCGATGCGGGGCAGAACCGCTCAGCCGCGTACAGAGCACCTCCAGCAGCCAGGACTCATCCACCGCCGCCCCGCCGCACCCGCTcaccgcagccgccgccgccgccgccccccaGGACCCAGCAACACCAACACTATCGGCGTTAG